The following is a genomic window from Adhaeribacter radiodurans.
GCAAGCCGCACAAGGAAGAATTGAACCTCCTCCATAGGTTCTATCCCATATTTTATTACCCTTACCATCTGTTTTTACTATCCAGTATACAGAAGGTTCAAAACTAGAAACACCCGCCAACAAGTAACCACCATCGGGTGTTGAAACTAAGTCTGATAGCTTAGAGTAGTAGTCACGGGCGTACGTTTTATCCCAGAGTTGCTGGCCATGAGCGTCTATTTTTATTATCCAGTAAACACCCTGCGCGCCTACGTCTCCCGTCTCAAAACCACTTGTTCCACCCAACAAATATCCCCCATCAGGGGTGGTTATAATAGATGTTAACCTATCTTCTTGCATACTATCTGCTTCCGTAATACCAAAGGTTTTGTCCCATATTTTTTTACCCTTGCTATCTATCTTCACTACCCAATAATCCGGTGAATAACTTCCTTGTGCATCTGGTCTGCCTTTATTACTTTCACTTTTGTCGGCACTCTTACCCGATCGGGAATATCCCCCTAGTAAATACCCGCCATCAGGTGTGGTTATAATTGTAGTGAGGTTATCCTCCTGATTTCCACCAATGGTTTTATCCCATAGCTTTTTGCCCGTAGCATCTACTTTTACTAACCAGTAATCACTCGCACCTTTACTGACTTCACTTTTATCACCTTCTTTACCTGAGGAAGAGGAGCCTCCTAACAGATAACCACCATCTGTAGCAGCTATAATAATAGAAATTGTCTCGGCACCTTTGCCTCCAAAGGATTTGTCCCAAACCTTATTCTTATTTTTATCTACTTTCACGAGCCAATAATCCGAAGAGCCTTTACTAGCCATACTCTTGTCTCCAGATATACCCGAAGCAGAAGTACCTGCTAGCAAATAACCACCTTCGGGAGTAGCTACCATATCCGCCAGAATATCAGCACCATCACTTCCGATGGTTTTATCCTGTTTTTTAGGGAGCCTTTGTACCTGGAAGCTCGTGGTGTATTCCACAGGACTATAGCTATCGTTGCCAGCCTGAAATGCTTTCACTACTACCGTGCCGTACCCGGTAAATCGCAACTGCTGGCCTTTTTGAGTAGCCGGTCCGGAAATAAGCTTAAAAGTAACGGGCAAACCTGAGTTAGTCTTAGCCAAAAGGGTATACGGCGAATTGGTAAGGGCTTGGTCGGGAGGGTAAAAAGTAATAGTTTGTACTTTCTTGTTTGGGATCTGGAGCTTTACTAACCAATAATCATCGTTATTAGCTAAGCGATATTCGTTATTAGTATTGGCCAATAGAATATTACTATCACTAGTAAGCGCTAATTGAGGCCCACTTTCTACATTGGTATCCCAGAGTTTATTTCCTTTAATATCAATTTTTAAGACCCAAATGCTGCCAATACTTCTGCGGATACCCATGTCCCCGCCCCCGGCTGAACGAGAATAGCCGCTCAAAAGGTAACCACCGTCCGGAGTTTTCAGCAAAGAGGCAAGTTCATCTGATCTATTACCGCCATAAGCTTTATCCCATACTTTAGTGCCATCAGCTTTAATCTTAATAATCCAAAAATCCCCTTTTTTATCATAGTTTTCTGTTTCATCCCGGGTAGGTTCACTTCTATCTAAGCTTTTATCTGACTCGGAGATGCCACCCACCAAGTATCCTCCATCAGGTGAAATAGACATTGTAGTGAGTCTATCCTCCGCATACCCTCCGTACGTTTTATCCCATTGCTTTTTTCCCGCGGCGTTAATCTTTATTACCCAATAATCATTACAGGGCTCACTAAATTTATAACAATTACTTTTTCTTGGTTCACTTTTATCGCCGCTTTTATTTGAGTAAGAAGAGCCTCCCAGTAGATAGCCACCATCGGGAGTAGTAATCAAAGAGCTTAGTAAATCTTGGCTATCCCCTCCAAAAGTCTTTTCCCAAACTTTGCTTCCATCTGCATTCAGCTTTGATACCCAATAATCATAAGAACTGGATTCGGAATAAGTAATGCCACCTAAAATAAGACCACCATCGTTGGTTGGCTGTAGAAATGAAAATTCATCTTCACTAAAAGTTTTATCCCAGACTTTGGTACCATCGGGTTTTAACTTCACCATCCAAATACCCGTATGGGAATCCGCTTTATCACCCGATTTGTCGGAATTAGAAAAACCTGTAAGGATATAACCGCCATCATCTGTTTGTTGAATTCTTCTCAATTCATCTTTTTTATTTCCTCCGATAGTTTTATCCCAGGTTTTACTACCATTGACGTTTAGCTTAATTACCCAGTAATCAGTGCTACAGTTCTCGTCAGTACATACTCCCCGGTTGGCTTCGGATTTGTCCCCACTGATATCCGAGTTGGAGGAACCGCCTAAAATATAACCACCATCACTGGTTTGTTGTACGGAAGCTATTTTATCACTTCGGTTCCCTCCATAGGTTTTATCCCACAACTTAATTTGGGCAGTAGAAGAAGTAGTAAATTGAGACCATAACAAGAGCATAAAAACAAATCGAGAGTAGAAAGACAGGAAAGTAAAAAGATACCTACCTCTTAATAGAAGAGATACAGGTGTTTTCATTTTGGTAGGTGTTTAAAAAAGTTCGGCTAATTGAAGAACATCAAAATGAGAACTTGGCGCTTGAGGAAACAGTAAACTAGCCAGGCCACCGGGAAGGGTAAAAGGCGATTAAATAATATTTTTACAGGATTTAATCTACAAAAAATTAAACTGTAAACTAGAAAAAGCAGATCATTTTTTAAATAATGATATTTCTTAAGTTTTAATGCTGAATACAATGCTTTTTATTTCTGTAGTAAGTTCATCCAATATTCCTTAAAAAGCAGATGAATACCCAGCAGTAACAAGTGAGTAGAAACTTAATGAGCTATCAAGAGTTTAGCTGTATGGCTCTTATTTACAGAATTTAAGCGCAGTAAATACATTCCTGCAGGTTGACGACTAGTCTGCCAGTGGATTTTATTATTTTGATTGGCTATTGCTTCTCCTTGGAACAAAGTAGCCCTTTCTTTGCCCTGACTGTCGTATACCTTTACCGTAGCTACTTGCGTTTGCGGCAAAGTAAAACGGATGCTTACCTGGTCTTTAGCTGGATTAGGATAAACTCTAAGTGGACTTAGCTCTGGTTCTATTACCGGCTCTGTCCTAACGATAGCCTCTCTTTCGGCTACAATGGAGGTAGCTTCGGGCGCTACTTTCACCAGCCAATAATCTGTGCCTCCCTGACTTGGTTGGGTTCTATCTCCACTCACTCCCGAATCGGACTTTCCTCCTAACAAATAACCTCCTTCACTGGTCTGAATGACCGCTCTTAGTTCTTCTGCTCCGCTACCTCCTAAGGTTTTACTCCACTCATACTGCCCGTCTTTGTCCGCCTTTACGATCCAGTAATCACTC
Proteins encoded in this region:
- a CDS encoding T9SS type A sorting domain-containing protein; translated protein: MKTPVSLLLRGRYLFTFLSFYSRFVFMLLLWSQFTTSSTAQIKLWDKTYGGNRSDKIASVQQTSDGGYILGGSSNSDISGDKSEANRGVCTDENCSTDYWVIKLNVNGSKTWDKTIGGNKKDELRRIQQTDDGGYILTGFSNSDKSGDKADSHTGIWMVKLKPDGTKVWDKTFSEDEFSFLQPTNDGGLILGGITYSESSSYDYWVSKLNADGSKVWEKTFGGDSQDLLSSLITTPDGGYLLGGSSYSNKSGDKSEPRKSNCYKFSEPCNDYWVIKINAAGKKQWDKTYGGYAEDRLTTMSISPDGGYLVGGISESDKSLDRSEPTRDETENYDKKGDFWIIKIKADGTKVWDKAYGGNRSDELASLLKTPDGGYLLSGYSRSAGGGDMGIRRSIGSIWVLKIDIKGNKLWDTNVESGPQLALTSDSNILLANTNNEYRLANNDDYWLVKLQIPNKKVQTITFYPPDQALTNSPYTLLAKTNSGLPVTFKLISGPATQKGQQLRFTGYGTVVVKAFQAGNDSYSPVEYTTSFQVQRLPKKQDKTIGSDGADILADMVATPEGGYLLAGTSASGISGDKSMASKGSSDYWLVKVDKNKNKVWDKSFGGKGAETISIIIAATDGGYLLGGSSSSGKEGDKSEVSKGASDYWLVKVDATGKKLWDKTIGGNQEDNLTTIITTPDGGYLLGGYSRSGKSADKSESNKGRPDAQGSYSPDYWVVKIDSKGKKIWDKTFGITEADSMQEDRLTSIITTPDGGYLLGGTSGFETGDVGAQGVYWIIKIDAHGQQLWDKTYARDYYSKLSDLVSTPDGGYLLAGVSSFEPSVYWIVKTDGKGNKIWDRTYGGGSILPCAACEINSSTPVEILLTPLGHYLLAGYTYSDQGGDRSEENRGREDYWLVEIDGNGQKIVDKSFGARNSDKLTAIIAAPNGRYLLGGYSNSTSSYEKSENSKGNYDFWLVETEISIFPPSTLEAWNLRYGGSNSDYLTTVVKTLDGGYLLGGYSYSPKSGDKSQNGYGKSDYWVVKTDAAGAKLWDKRYGGTGEDYLKSIVGTPDGGFLLGGGSESGSSGNKTASSKGGRDIWVVKISNSGEKVWDQSYGGSGTEDLQKITVLSDMYGGTYLLAGYSDSPVSGDKTQASQGGLDYWLVKLDGQGSKEWDERYGGKANDYVGDLLVLENGDLLVGGTSFSSRSGDRSQASQGSSDYWLLRTNSEGKKRWDKRYGGTDQDQLMALLRPNKNTILLAGYSASGKYGDKSQDSQGGKDFWLVQVNSSGDKQWDKTYGGREEETLRSLISDKDGGYVLGGTSFSGKGGDKSQPTQGASDYWLVKTNNKGEKFWDKRLGGSREEELRTVWTTEEGGYILGGRSSSGVSGDRTQPSQGENDFWLVKVDPEAIPIIAEREVNQEKEPTTELSPMMAYPNPTLGEVTVRFTLPQTQSASVKVYDNQGREITTLFQGEVKAEQTYEVEWQAANNTAGMYLLRLDTARKSHMIKLLLTH